From the Chloroflexus aurantiacus J-10-fl genome, one window contains:
- a CDS encoding sortase yields MRVLLIVLTGCLLLSACGETTASATVPSPTPAASITPTAEQLSSLSPQPSPTPSATPTQAPTATATPSATPTQPPTPAPSATPTPPPVGDRTPVRLVIPEINLNRELIPVGLDAQNVPIVPDHDVGWYIYSAKPGQGENIVLWGHVLRFRKAPQIPAPFANIDRLQIGSEILLYSADGTAFRYVVARKERVTPDQVQYILPTGDERLTLVSCIGDRVIVDGNVELTHRLITIAVPAP; encoded by the coding sequence ATGCGAGTTTTGTTGATTGTCCTGACCGGTTGTCTTCTCTTGAGTGCATGCGGTGAAACGACGGCCAGCGCTACCGTACCATCACCTACGCCGGCAGCATCCATAACGCCGACAGCGGAGCAATTGTCAAGCCTCAGCCCCCAACCTTCGCCCACCCCATCGGCAACCCCAACCCAGGCACCCACCGCTACGGCGACGCCATCAGCCACCCCAACCCAACCACCCACACCTGCGCCATCAGCAACTCCAACCCCGCCACCGGTTGGCGACCGCACCCCGGTGCGCCTGGTTATCCCAGAGATTAATCTCAACCGCGAGTTGATACCGGTCGGCCTGGACGCCCAGAACGTTCCCATCGTGCCCGATCACGATGTCGGCTGGTACATCTACAGCGCCAAACCGGGCCAGGGCGAAAATATCGTGCTGTGGGGTCATGTCTTGCGTTTTCGCAAAGCCCCCCAGATTCCTGCCCCGTTTGCCAACATTGATCGATTGCAGATCGGCAGCGAAATCCTGCTCTACAGCGCCGACGGCACCGCTTTTCGCTACGTTGTCGCCCGCAAAGAGCGGGTAACCCCCGATCAAGTGCAGTACATTCTGCCAACCGGCGACGAACGGCTCACCCTGGTCTCGTGTATTGGGGATCGGGTGATTGTTGATGGGAATGTGGAATTGACGCATCGCCTGATCACGATTGCAGTACCGGCGCCATAG
- the lipB gene encoding lipoyl(octanoyl) transferase LipB: MRTLTVHYLGQIAYTAAWDIQRQLAAERSRGQIGDTLLLLEHPPTITLGNKARPDHVLASPAELAARGVAVVQSDRGGEVTYHAPGQLVAYPIFKLSQHGSDVGRYVRGLEESVIRVLAGYGLVGERVAGLTGVWVRNGAAKICAIGVKLSASGVTTHGLALNVDPDLSGFDLIVPCGITDRSVTSLAFELGQAPALAEVAERLIAQIGEVFALEPRVEALAM, encoded by the coding sequence ATGCGCACGTTGACGGTTCATTATCTGGGGCAAATAGCCTATACCGCCGCCTGGGACATTCAGCGTCAACTGGCTGCCGAGCGGTCGCGTGGGCAGATTGGCGATACGCTCCTCTTGCTGGAGCACCCGCCGACGATCACCCTGGGGAACAAAGCCCGACCCGATCATGTGTTGGCGTCACCTGCCGAACTGGCAGCGCGTGGCGTTGCCGTGGTGCAGAGTGATCGGGGTGGCGAGGTGACCTATCATGCGCCGGGTCAACTGGTTGCCTATCCGATCTTCAAACTCTCGCAGCATGGGAGCGATGTGGGCCGCTACGTGCGCGGTTTGGAAGAGAGTGTTATTCGCGTGTTAGCCGGTTATGGTCTGGTGGGTGAGCGGGTTGCCGGATTGACCGGGGTCTGGGTGCGCAACGGTGCGGCGAAGATTTGTGCCATTGGCGTGAAGCTCAGCGCGAGTGGGGTGACAACCCATGGCCTGGCGCTCAACGTCGATCCCGATCTCAGCGGGTTTGATTTGATTGTACCCTGTGGTATCACTGATCGCAGCGTGACCTCGCTGGCGTTTGAACTGGGGCAAGCGCCAGCGCTGGCCGAGGTAGCCGAGCGCCTGATCGCACAGATAGGCGAGGTGTTTGCCCTTGAACCGCGGGTTGAAGCGCTGGCGATGTAA
- a CDS encoding class I SAM-dependent methyltransferase has product MNRQLRNVEFGDFQTPVSLARDICALIARTGFQPAAILEPTCGTGAFLQAALETFPGVTRILGFDINPQHITQARHTITPINPHSPASVEICQADFFRTDWTNIVAALPEPLLVIGNPPWVTNTALSTLSSTNLPVKSNRDHLRGIDALTGSSNFDISEWIMREIISWFRDKTGLLAMLCKTTVARKVLKYAWHNGIHSGTASLYLIDAHTHFGAAVDACLLLVPITPTGTDKVCQVFHSLDAVQPASTFGLREGILVADTALPPHWQELGGNSLKVWRSGIKHDCSNVFELHVEGDRLVNGLGTQVDIEPEVLFPLLKSADLAARRRPQRWILVPQRAANDDPNHLKTHAPKAWHYLTAHAHLLNKRKSQIYKNRPRFSIFDVGSYSFAPWKVAISGLYKKLEFVQVPPYADRPVMLDDTCYFFSCYSAEACNLLYELVTSEPAKAFWSSRIFWDAKRPITAHLLNALDLRRLARLLGKEAAVDQLLAERQIAESTQGANQYLLFQNGFAEEETEVPGREER; this is encoded by the coding sequence GAGATATTTGTGCGCTGATTGCGCGAACTGGCTTTCAGCCTGCTGCCATTCTCGAACCCACCTGTGGGACGGGGGCATTCCTTCAAGCAGCATTGGAAACATTTCCAGGTGTAACGCGCATTCTTGGGTTTGATATCAATCCACAACATATCACGCAGGCACGACACACCATCACACCCATCAACCCTCATTCACCTGCATCTGTTGAAATATGTCAGGCCGACTTCTTTCGTACCGACTGGACAAATATTGTTGCAGCACTACCAGAACCACTCCTGGTGATTGGCAACCCACCGTGGGTCACAAACACAGCACTAAGCACGCTTAGCAGTACGAATCTTCCCGTAAAGTCAAACCGCGACCATCTTCGTGGCATTGACGCGCTTACCGGAAGTAGTAACTTCGACATTTCAGAATGGATAATGAGAGAGATCATTTCCTGGTTTAGAGATAAAACCGGACTGCTGGCAATGCTCTGCAAGACAACCGTTGCCCGCAAGGTGCTCAAATACGCCTGGCACAACGGAATACACTCCGGCACAGCATCACTCTATCTTATCGACGCGCACACACATTTCGGTGCTGCGGTCGACGCCTGTTTACTACTTGTACCGATTACTCCAACCGGTACAGACAAGGTGTGTCAGGTGTTTCATTCTCTGGATGCAGTGCAACCTGCCAGCACCTTTGGATTACGAGAAGGCATACTGGTGGCTGATACTGCATTACCTCCGCATTGGCAAGAGCTGGGAGGAAATAGCCTGAAGGTCTGGCGGTCAGGAATAAAGCACGATTGCAGTAACGTCTTTGAACTGCACGTTGAAGGTGACAGGCTCGTGAACGGACTGGGAACACAGGTTGATATTGAACCTGAAGTACTTTTCCCACTCTTGAAGAGCGCTGACCTGGCAGCCCGACGCCGACCACAACGCTGGATTCTGGTTCCACAGCGAGCAGCAAATGATGATCCGAACCATCTTAAGACCCATGCGCCTAAAGCGTGGCATTACCTGACTGCTCACGCCCATCTGTTAAACAAAAGGAAGAGCCAGATATACAAAAACCGCCCACGATTTTCTATCTTTGATGTTGGATCGTATTCGTTCGCTCCATGGAAGGTTGCAATCTCAGGTCTCTACAAAAAACTCGAATTCGTACAGGTACCACCGTATGCAGATCGCCCGGTCATGCTTGATGATACCTGCTACTTCTTTTCCTGTTATTCCGCAGAAGCCTGCAACCTGCTCTACGAGCTGGTCACATCCGAACCGGCCAAAGCATTCTGGTCATCCAGGATTTTCTGGGATGCCAAGCGACCAATTACGGCACATTTGCTGAATGCACTCGATCTCAGGCGTCTTGCTCGATTGTTGGGAAAAGAAGCTGCTGTTGACCAACTGCTCGCGGAACGACAAATTGCTGAGTCTACCCAGGGCGCAAACCAGTATCTTCTGTTTCAAAACGGCTTCGCTGAAGAGGAGACGGAGGTACCCGGAAGAGAAGAACGCTGA